In Bacillus sp. FJAT-45037, the following are encoded in one genomic region:
- a CDS encoding IscS subfamily cysteine desulfurase — protein MIYLDHAATTPISKEAIEAWLKTSEHYFANTESLHEDGEQARQLLYSCKKELVRVVNGESEAVYFTGSGSEANLLALESLYKANQHKGNHVITSSIEHPSVLSFFQRLENQGVDVTYLPVQSDGTISLNIVENALREDTVLASIQHVNSEIGVIQPIKRIGQLLRHHHVIFHSDCVQSFGKIPLDLEKVPVDAITISSHKIYGPKGVGAVMMNKDTSWQSVHPLTSHQHGFRHGTIDLPGIAAFTTAAAHIHERMDKQLDFFWTLRTYFLGKLKDCGIHFTVDGGNNVDTQLPSILAVSIVGIEGQLMMQRLDRYQISISTGSACQSGKQNPSRTMVALQKNEQEIHRYFRLSFGKNTTKAQLDELAKRLVDIVQSVTN, from the coding sequence TTGATCTATTTAGACCACGCGGCAACGACCCCTATATCCAAAGAAGCGATTGAGGCTTGGCTAAAAACAAGTGAACATTATTTCGCAAATACAGAGAGTCTTCATGAAGATGGGGAACAAGCACGACAACTCTTATATTCTTGTAAAAAAGAATTGGTCCGAGTCGTCAACGGGGAATCTGAAGCTGTGTATTTTACTGGGAGTGGTTCAGAAGCCAATCTACTTGCATTGGAGAGTTTGTATAAAGCGAATCAGCATAAAGGCAATCATGTCATTACCTCATCGATTGAACATCCATCGGTGCTTTCCTTTTTTCAGCGTTTAGAAAATCAAGGGGTAGACGTCACGTATTTGCCTGTTCAATCCGACGGTACGATCTCACTAAATATAGTAGAGAATGCGCTTCGTGAAGATACAGTTCTCGCTTCGATCCAACATGTGAACTCCGAGATTGGTGTCATTCAACCAATAAAGAGGATTGGTCAACTCCTTAGGCATCACCACGTCATCTTCCACAGTGATTGTGTTCAATCATTTGGCAAGATACCGCTTGATCTTGAAAAAGTACCTGTCGATGCGATCACCATCTCTAGCCATAAAATTTACGGACCTAAAGGTGTCGGTGCCGTCATGATGAACAAAGATACGTCTTGGCAATCAGTCCACCCACTCACTTCGCATCAACACGGTTTTCGCCATGGCACGATTGACTTACCAGGAATTGCTGCTTTTACTACGGCAGCTGCCCACATCCATGAACGAATGGATAAACAACTAGATTTTTTTTGGACGTTGCGAACTTATTTTCTAGGGAAGCTCAAGGATTGCGGTATTCATTTTACCGTCGATGGAGGGAATAATGTTGACACACAATTGCCGTCTATTTTAGCCGTTTCCATTGTGGGAATCGAAGGTCAGCTTATGATGCAGAGACTCGATCGTTATCAAATCTCTATCTCAACAGGTTCAGCCTGCCAATCTGGAAAACAAAACCCCTCTCGGACGATGGTCGCCTTACAAAAAAATGAACAAGAGATTCATCGCTACTTTAGGCTATCGTTTGGAAAAAATACAACTAAAGCACAACTTGATGAATTAGCGAAACGATTAGTAGATATTGTCCAAAGCGTTACCAATTAA
- the ptsG gene encoding glucose-specific PTS transporter subunit IIBC, with amino-acid sequence MFKQSFSVLQRVGKALMLPVALLPAAGILLALGNAMQNPDLTARLPFLTAEWIVMLASVMESAGDIVFANLALLFAVGVAIGLSNGDGVAGLAALIGYLIMNVTMSVLGGYGEWTPEMIGADPGISSVLGIPTLQTGVFGGIIAGLLATYMYKKFFNIELPSYLGFFAGKRFVPIATAFFALFIGVILYWIWPTIQIGLNNLSYLMVESNQTLSAFIFGVIERALIPFGLHHIFYSPFWFEFGQYTNAAGQVVRGDQTIFFAQIRDGAELTAGTFMTGKFPFMMFGLPAAALAIYHCARPAQKKIVAGIMGSAALTSFLTGITEPIEFSFLFVAPVLFAIHTVFAGLSFMIMQILDVKIGMTFSGGVIDFLLFGVLPNRTDWWLVIPVGLAFSVIYYFGFRFAIKKFNLMTPGREEVTEDTETTSVSAEELPYNVLKALGGKENLLNLDACITRLRVSVKEADQVEKDTLKKLGASGVMQMGNNIQAIFGPRSDQIKTQMQDIISGRTPVVEKSVQPTEAVAGNIDFSIPITGKIIPITDVPDHVFSQKMMGDGFAIVPSEGVVHSPITGKVVTLFPTKHALGLVTEEGKEVLIHVGLDTVNLKGEGFEALVTEGDQIKQGQELLRFDLDFIEKNATSTVTPIVFTNLSEDEYIQIVSSKNTSHGDKKIVAIKQSK; translated from the coding sequence ATGTTTAAGCAATCATTTAGTGTTTTACAACGTGTAGGTAAAGCTTTAATGCTTCCTGTTGCGTTATTACCAGCTGCAGGGATTCTTCTTGCATTAGGTAATGCAATGCAAAATCCAGACCTTACAGCAAGACTCCCTTTCCTTACGGCAGAGTGGATTGTTATGCTTGCTAGTGTCATGGAAAGCGCCGGCGATATTGTCTTTGCTAACTTAGCCCTATTATTCGCCGTCGGGGTAGCCATTGGTCTATCAAATGGAGACGGGGTAGCAGGTTTAGCTGCTCTTATTGGTTACCTAATTATGAATGTAACAATGAGTGTACTAGGTGGATATGGTGAGTGGACACCTGAGATGATCGGGGCTGACCCTGGTATTTCATCTGTGTTAGGTATCCCAACTTTACAAACAGGCGTTTTCGGAGGGATCATCGCCGGATTACTTGCTACCTATATGTATAAAAAATTCTTCAACATTGAATTACCTTCTTATTTAGGATTCTTTGCTGGTAAAAGATTCGTCCCGATTGCTACTGCCTTTTTCGCTTTATTTATCGGGGTTATCCTTTATTGGATATGGCCAACCATTCAAATCGGGTTAAACAACTTGTCTTACTTAATGGTTGAGTCCAATCAGACGTTATCAGCCTTTATTTTCGGTGTGATTGAACGTGCCTTGATCCCATTTGGCCTTCACCATATTTTCTATTCTCCATTTTGGTTTGAATTTGGACAATATACGAATGCCGCAGGACAAGTTGTGCGCGGGGATCAAACAATCTTCTTCGCTCAAATTCGTGATGGTGCTGAGTTAACAGCGGGTACATTTATGACGGGTAAATTCCCGTTCATGATGTTCGGTCTTCCGGCAGCTGCATTAGCTATCTATCATTGTGCTCGTCCAGCACAAAAGAAAATTGTCGCTGGAATCATGGGTTCCGCTGCTCTTACTTCGTTCTTAACAGGAATTACAGAACCAATTGAATTTAGTTTCTTATTCGTAGCTCCTGTTTTATTTGCCATTCATACAGTCTTTGCTGGTCTCTCATTTATGATTATGCAAATTTTAGATGTAAAAATCGGGATGACATTCTCTGGTGGGGTTATTGATTTCCTACTTTTTGGTGTTCTACCTAATCGCACCGATTGGTGGCTTGTGATTCCGGTTGGCCTAGCATTCTCTGTCATATACTACTTTGGTTTCCGATTTGCGATTAAGAAGTTCAATCTTATGACACCTGGTCGTGAAGAAGTTACAGAAGATACGGAAACAACAAGCGTTTCAGCAGAAGAACTTCCATATAATGTACTTAAAGCTCTTGGCGGAAAAGAGAATCTACTGAACTTAGATGCGTGTATTACGCGACTTCGCGTTAGCGTGAAAGAAGCAGATCAAGTAGAAAAAGATACTTTAAAGAAGCTAGGTGCATCTGGTGTTATGCAGATGGGTAATAATATTCAAGCGATCTTTGGTCCACGCTCTGATCAAATTAAAACACAAATGCAGGACATCATTAGTGGACGTACACCTGTTGTCGAGAAATCTGTCCAACCAACAGAAGCAGTTGCAGGAAATATAGACTTTTCAATTCCAATCACAGGTAAAATAATTCCAATTACGGACGTTCCTGATCACGTTTTCTCTCAAAAGATGATGGGAGATGGATTTGCTATCGTACCAAGTGAAGGTGTTGTTCACTCACCGATTACAGGTAAGGTCGTTACATTATTCCCAACTAAGCATGCACTTGGTTTAGTTACTGAGGAAGGAAAAGAAGTATTGATCCACGTAGGTCTAGACACAGTGAACTTAAAAGGAGAAGGATTTGAGGCTCTAGTTACAGAGGGCGATCAAATTAAACAAGGTCAAGAACTCTTACGATTTGATTTAGATTTCATTGAAAAAAATGCTACTTCTACCGTTACTCCTATTGTATTTACCAACTTATCAGAGGATGAATATATCCAAATAGTAAGTTCAAAGAATACGAGTCATGGTGATAAAAAGATAGTAGCTATTAAACAATCTAAATAA
- the glcT gene encoding glucose PTS transporter transcription antiterminator GlcT, with amino-acid sequence MLTVKKILNNNVLIAKHPDYAEVILIGKGLGFGKKPGEHVAGETAEKFFVLKEAEEQEQYKQLLDYVDEAFIGLMNDVISMIEERFKVRLHEHIHIALTDHLYYAIKRLNQGFDITNPFLPETELAYPDEFETASGIIQYINQQLHLSIPQGEIGFVALHIHSALTRRPLQEVNRHTRLISELVQVIESALTIQIDRKDVDYLRLVRHLHHAIERINKEQYEDNQEALKIVLQSEYPVCYNLSWKLIKIMQQALKKTVPDAEAVYLTLHLQRLSKQ; translated from the coding sequence ATGCTTACTGTAAAGAAAATTTTGAATAACAATGTACTGATTGCTAAGCATCCCGACTACGCTGAAGTGATTCTGATCGGCAAAGGCTTAGGTTTTGGAAAAAAGCCTGGAGAGCATGTAGCTGGAGAAACAGCCGAGAAATTCTTCGTTCTAAAAGAAGCCGAAGAACAAGAACAATACAAGCAGTTGCTCGATTATGTCGATGAAGCTTTTATTGGACTAATGAATGACGTCATATCTATGATTGAAGAACGTTTCAAAGTCCGTTTGCATGAGCATATCCACATTGCCCTAACTGATCACTTGTACTACGCCATTAAGCGTTTGAATCAAGGCTTTGATATCACAAATCCTTTTTTGCCAGAAACAGAGCTTGCTTACCCCGATGAATTCGAGACAGCCTCAGGCATTATTCAGTACATAAATCAGCAACTACATCTATCAATTCCACAAGGGGAAATTGGTTTTGTTGCACTACATATTCATAGTGCACTAACGAGAAGGCCACTTCAAGAGGTCAACCGTCATACGAGGTTAATTAGTGAACTCGTCCAAGTTATTGAAAGCGCATTGACCATTCAAATCGATCGCAAAGACGTTGACTACTTACGCCTTGTTCGTCATTTACACCACGCCATCGAAAGGATTAACAAGGAACAGTATGAAGATAATCAAGAAGCATTAAAAATAGTCTTGCAGTCTGAATATCCTGTGTGCTACAATTTGTCCTGGAAGCTGATCAAGATTATGCAACAAGCACTTAAGAAAACGGTTCCAGACGCTGAAGCTGTTTATTTAACACTTCATCTTCAACGATTATCTAAACAATAA
- the mreBH gene encoding rod-share determining protein MreBH: MWSNAELGIDLGTANLLVYSKDKGIILNEPSVVAINTETGEVLAVGAEAKSMVGKTPANVIAVRPLRDGVIADFDVTASMLKAVMKKASKQLGLSLRKPNVVVCAPSGSTSVERRAILDAVRSCGAKNVHIIEEPVAAAIGADLPVEEPVANVIVDIGGGTTEVAIISFGGVVSCNSVRIGGDKLDESIIQHVRKSYNVLIGERTAEKIKMEIGYAPVPHEELTMEVRGRDLVNGLPKTITLNSTEIQHAINELLFHVLEAVRATLEDCPPELSGDIVDRGIMVTGGGALLNGIQEWFQEEISVPVHLAPNPLESVAIGTGRSLKFIDKLQKATV, from the coding sequence ATGTGGTCAAACGCAGAATTAGGTATTGATTTAGGAACAGCAAATTTACTTGTGTACAGTAAAGATAAAGGAATCATCTTAAATGAACCATCTGTTGTCGCGATAAATACAGAAACAGGTGAAGTCCTTGCCGTTGGTGCTGAAGCGAAAAGCATGGTAGGGAAAACACCTGCCAATGTGATCGCCGTTCGCCCTCTTCGCGATGGTGTGATAGCAGACTTTGATGTGACAGCAAGTATGTTAAAAGCTGTCATGAAAAAAGCTAGCAAGCAACTAGGTTTATCCTTAAGAAAACCAAATGTTGTTGTTTGTGCTCCTTCTGGTTCAACATCAGTTGAGCGTCGTGCTATTTTAGATGCCGTTCGTAGCTGCGGAGCAAAGAACGTTCATATTATAGAAGAACCTGTTGCAGCAGCTATTGGTGCAGACCTTCCAGTTGAAGAGCCTGTTGCAAATGTAATTGTAGATATCGGTGGGGGAACAACAGAAGTAGCAATCATTTCATTTGGTGGCGTCGTCTCTTGTAATTCCGTTCGAATCGGCGGAGACAAACTCGATGAATCGATTATTCAACATGTGAGGAAATCTTATAATGTCTTAATTGGAGAACGTACAGCTGAAAAAATTAAGATGGAGATCGGTTATGCTCCTGTCCCGCATGAAGAATTAACGATGGAAGTTCGTGGTCGTGATCTCGTCAACGGTCTGCCTAAGACGATTACGCTCAATTCGACAGAAATTCAACATGCCATAAACGAATTGCTCTTCCATGTACTTGAAGCAGTTCGCGCAACACTTGAAGATTGCCCTCCAGAATTAAGTGGCGATATCGTTGACCGTGGTATAATGGTCACTGGTGGTGGTGCGTTGTTAAACGGTATCCAAGAATGGTTCCAAGAAGAAATTTCTGTTCCAGTCCACCTTGCGCCGAACCCTTTGGAGTCAGTTGCAATTGGTACAGGACGTTCGTTGAAGTTCATTGATAAGCTTCAAAAAGCAACAGTATAA
- the nadB gene encoding L-aspartate oxidase — MLKTDILIIGGGLAAIMTALKASERYKVTLAIKGTRKNGNSWRAQGGIAAALSSIDHPELHYEDTMKAGCDQNDPELVKILVHEGPIRLTQWMERGLVFDTKEDGTLALGREGAHSQRRIVHNDGDQTGKVCMEFFWELLEERDVTILENHQAIDLIIVAHECVGATFHGPSGQVVSIRSRATVLATGGIGGLFEATTNDPTLVGDGLAMAKRAGATLRDLEFIQFHPTLIYSQSRVIGLASEALRGEGALLVNESGQLIMESEHPLKDLAPRDVVARVIQRYVHLGEQVFLDISMIHKFETRFPQIAAFCQRGKVDLAQKRIPIRPGAHFHMGGVETDAFGKTSIPHLYAVGEVAGNNVHGANRLASNSLLEAIVFGERLGEYLAPRPTLPTLFSVNNKERAVTPKLPNVNEVRKRVSHALNITRNEADLKELLHWLNQYRSLSEKKYDRTSWSKEEITRDNMHIVASLLATAAIDRKVSCGAHERSDTGKPHTTGLDYGQSYHKRGVGR; from the coding sequence ATGTTAAAAACAGATATCTTAATTATTGGCGGAGGCCTTGCTGCTATTATGACGGCATTAAAGGCATCAGAACGTTATAAAGTAACTCTAGCAATCAAGGGAACTAGGAAAAATGGAAACTCATGGCGAGCGCAAGGGGGTATTGCCGCTGCCCTTTCATCAATCGATCACCCCGAGCTCCATTACGAAGATACGATGAAGGCTGGTTGTGATCAAAATGATCCCGAACTGGTCAAGATTCTTGTTCACGAAGGACCGATACGGTTAACGCAATGGATGGAGCGTGGCCTTGTCTTTGATACGAAAGAAGATGGGACTCTTGCACTCGGAAGGGAAGGGGCTCATTCACAGCGCAGAATTGTTCACAACGATGGTGATCAAACAGGAAAGGTATGTATGGAGTTTTTTTGGGAGCTGCTTGAAGAAAGAGATGTGACGATTCTTGAAAACCATCAAGCAATTGATCTAATCATAGTAGCTCATGAATGCGTTGGAGCTACCTTTCACGGACCGAGTGGTCAAGTAGTTTCAATCCGTTCGAGAGCTACTGTACTAGCAACAGGAGGAATTGGCGGATTATTTGAAGCAACAACAAATGATCCAACACTAGTTGGGGATGGTTTGGCTATGGCAAAGCGTGCAGGAGCTACGTTGCGAGATTTAGAGTTTATCCAATTCCATCCTACGCTCATTTATTCACAAAGTAGGGTCATCGGGTTAGCGTCTGAAGCCTTGCGAGGTGAAGGAGCCTTATTAGTCAATGAATCTGGACAGTTAATTATGGAAAGTGAACATCCTTTAAAAGATTTAGCCCCTCGAGATGTCGTCGCTCGTGTGATTCAAAGGTATGTTCATCTTGGTGAGCAAGTCTTTCTTGATATCTCCATGATTCATAAATTTGAAACACGATTTCCGCAGATCGCCGCATTTTGTCAAAGAGGAAAAGTAGATCTAGCGCAAAAGAGGATTCCGATTCGACCAGGCGCTCACTTTCATATGGGAGGAGTCGAAACGGATGCGTTTGGCAAAACTTCAATCCCTCATTTGTATGCAGTGGGGGAGGTAGCTGGAAACAATGTACACGGGGCGAATCGGCTAGCGAGTAATTCGTTATTAGAAGCGATCGTTTTCGGTGAGAGATTAGGTGAATACTTAGCACCAAGACCAACACTACCAACGTTGTTTTCGGTAAACAATAAAGAGCGAGCGGTAACACCAAAACTTCCAAATGTGAATGAAGTAAGAAAGCGAGTCTCACACGCATTAAATATTACGCGGAATGAAGCCGACTTGAAAGAGCTGCTTCATTGGTTGAATCAATATAGGTCATTAAGTGAGAAAAAGTATGATCGAACCTCATGGTCTAAAGAAGAGATCACAAGGGACAATATGCACATCGTCGCAAGTCTACTTGCAACAGCCGCAATTGATCGAAAAGTGAGTTGCGGTGCTCATGAACGAAGTGATACCGGGAAGCCACATACAACAGGTCTAGACTACGGACAGTCATATCATAAGAGGGGTGTAGGGAGATGA
- a CDS encoding sodium-dependent transporter, protein MSRLKQQEQWSSKLGFIYATAGTAIGLGAIWKFPYVAGTSGGGAFFFLFILFTVLIGLPLLIGEFMLGRHTGKDAISTFKEMAPKSAWPVTGWIGVITCFIVLSFYSVVGGWSLLYLFHAVTGQLSGLTIDQYGQRFGEIISNPIPTLGAQLLFIILTIVVVSKGIQNGIERASKIMMPALFVLLIIIAIRSLTLDGAMEGVRFLLLPDISNINSDTVLFALGQAFFALSLGVSIMITYSSYVPKTQSLPVSAVSIGVMNVFVALLSGLIIFPGVFTFGLEPSEGPPLIFVVLPAIFEQMVFGEIFLIAFFLLFVFAALTSAFSMLEIIVATRVKKSVEKRPRVSWTVGLMIFIFGIPACLSYGAMADVTIFGRTFFDTADYLASNILMPFGALLISIFIPLKMSKTAMFDELKQGSSIGAIFFKVWYVLLKYVTPMAIIIVFLDAIGLFR, encoded by the coding sequence ATGAGTAGGTTGAAACAACAAGAACAATGGTCTTCAAAATTAGGCTTTATTTACGCAACTGCTGGTACAGCGATTGGACTCGGAGCTATCTGGAAATTCCCTTACGTGGCTGGAACGAGTGGCGGAGGAGCTTTCTTCTTTTTATTTATATTATTTACGGTTTTAATTGGTTTGCCGTTATTAATAGGCGAGTTCATGCTAGGTCGTCATACCGGAAAAGATGCAATTTCAACCTTTAAAGAAATGGCACCGAAGTCAGCATGGCCTGTCACTGGTTGGATTGGTGTGATTACATGCTTTATAGTGCTTAGTTTTTATAGTGTTGTGGGTGGATGGAGCTTATTGTATCTATTTCATGCCGTTACAGGTCAATTATCGGGATTAACAATTGATCAATATGGCCAGCGTTTCGGGGAAATTATTTCTAATCCGATACCGACACTTGGAGCACAATTGCTCTTTATTATTTTGACGATCGTCGTAGTTTCAAAAGGAATTCAGAACGGAATCGAGCGAGCAAGTAAAATTATGATGCCAGCATTGTTTGTGTTATTGATCATCATTGCGATTCGTTCCTTAACACTAGATGGAGCGATGGAAGGTGTGCGCTTCTTACTATTGCCTGATATTTCAAATATTAATTCTGATACAGTGTTATTTGCCCTTGGACAAGCCTTCTTTGCATTATCCTTAGGGGTATCCATTATGATCACTTACAGTTCGTATGTTCCCAAAACTCAAAGTTTACCGGTGTCAGCGGTGTCGATTGGAGTAATGAATGTCTTTGTTGCTTTGTTGTCAGGATTAATCATTTTCCCAGGAGTCTTTACGTTCGGACTTGAGCCGAGTGAAGGGCCACCATTAATCTTTGTCGTTTTACCGGCGATTTTTGAGCAGATGGTATTTGGAGAAATTTTCTTAATTGCCTTTTTCTTATTATTCGTTTTTGCTGCATTAACATCAGCATTCTCGATGCTAGAGATTATTGTTGCAACACGTGTAAAGAAGTCAGTGGAAAAAAGACCACGCGTGAGCTGGACTGTTGGTTTAATGATCTTCATTTTTGGAATTCCAGCTTGTCTATCCTACGGAGCGATGGCGGATGTAACTATTTTCGGACGAACATTTTTTGATACAGCCGATTATTTAGCAAGTAATATTTTGATGCCATTTGGTGCATTATTGATTTCGATCTTCATTCCGCTAAAGATGTCTAAAACAGCGATGTTTGATGAACTGAAGCAAGGATCATCGATTGGGGCAATTTTCTTCAAAGTGTGGTATGTGTTACTTAAATATGTGACCCCAATGGCAATTATCATTGTGTTCTTAGATGCGATTGGTCTCTTTAGATAG
- a CDS encoding LolA family protein produces the protein MLRNALGILLLSLLILQGCSVNTISGNEVMASILDVDESATSYYMKTAYEGYENKPFTMKEWRMADGRYRVEMYEGETLAFESVFSGDNHVMVDYEEEQILVYDATETAEYWTRSPKGSMTQMLHAMHDHYDITVREEKEVLGREVFVLDMKSRNMEKDEMEIWVDKENWVILKMDFKFEEDWMTSEAIEFELRPKVDAELFTVDESLDFDELSLGEISSNETIDLEEAKRQASFSFLTPIDGYQVHEASTYPRQDDEVGINLTYSDEEGKILFSYEFFKRSDPLVKVFGNEQEIKIRKTEGLMIWDETLNMVAWQEDGIQYSFYPEAPLTKDEVVEIIEEMKVVEEN, from the coding sequence TTGTTGAGAAATGCTCTAGGGATTTTACTACTAAGTTTACTCATATTACAAGGTTGTAGCGTAAATACCATAAGTGGAAATGAAGTGATGGCGAGTATACTTGATGTCGATGAATCAGCAACATCGTATTATATGAAAACGGCTTATGAAGGTTATGAGAATAAACCTTTCACGATGAAGGAATGGCGAATGGCTGATGGTAGATATCGAGTGGAGATGTATGAGGGAGAAACGCTTGCATTTGAATCGGTTTTTAGCGGAGACAATCATGTGATGGTCGATTATGAAGAAGAACAGATTCTCGTTTATGACGCGACCGAAACAGCAGAATATTGGACTCGATCTCCGAAAGGGTCGATGACACAAATGCTTCATGCAATGCATGATCACTATGACATTACTGTAAGAGAAGAGAAAGAGGTACTCGGACGAGAAGTATTTGTATTGGATATGAAATCTAGGAATATGGAAAAAGATGAGATGGAGATTTGGGTAGATAAAGAAAATTGGGTCATTTTAAAAATGGATTTCAAATTTGAGGAGGATTGGATGACGAGTGAGGCCATTGAGTTTGAGCTTCGACCTAAAGTAGATGCTGAGTTATTTACAGTTGATGAATCACTTGATTTTGATGAATTGTCATTAGGTGAGATTTCTTCAAATGAAACGATCGATTTGGAGGAAGCGAAAAGGCAAGCAAGCTTTTCTTTTTTAACGCCTATTGATGGGTATCAAGTTCACGAAGCCAGCACCTATCCTCGTCAGGATGATGAAGTCGGTATCAACCTTACGTACAGTGATGAAGAGGGAAAGATATTGTTTTCTTATGAATTTTTTAAGAGAAGTGACCCTCTTGTAAAAGTTTTTGGGAATGAACAAGAGATTAAGATTCGAAAGACAGAGGGACTCATGATTTGGGATGAAACATTGAATATGGTTGCTTGGCAAGAAGACGGTATTCAATATAGCTTTTATCCAGAAGCTCCACTAACGAAAGATGAAGTGGTAGAGATCATTGAAGAGATGAAGGTTGTAGAAGAAAACTAA
- a CDS encoding thiol-disulfide oxidoreductase DCC family protein, giving the protein MVKKEDKSGIILFDGVCNVCNQAVDFLLKHDQKEYYQFASLQSELGRELKKRYHIDENVDSIIVIEEGNVYLYSDAVLKIIPKLTWKWRLFSIGRIVPKSMRNTIYKQIAKHRYRLFGKRDTCRLPTKKERERFLS; this is encoded by the coding sequence ATGGTGAAAAAAGAAGATAAAAGTGGAATTATATTATTTGATGGTGTGTGTAATGTTTGCAACCAAGCGGTCGATTTCTTGTTGAAACATGATCAAAAAGAATATTATCAATTTGCATCGTTACAATCTGAATTAGGGCGTGAATTAAAGAAACGGTATCATATTGATGAGAATGTAGATTCTATTATTGTGATTGAAGAAGGAAACGTTTATTTATATAGTGATGCAGTATTGAAGATTATACCTAAACTCACATGGAAATGGCGTCTGTTCTCTATTGGAAGAATAGTGCCAAAATCGATGAGAAATACTATATATAAACAAATCGCAAAGCATCGGTATAGACTTTTTGGAAAGCGAGATACATGTCGCCTTCCTACTAAAAAAGAAAGAGAACGTTTTCTTTCATAA
- a CDS encoding polysaccharide deacetylase family protein, producing the protein MEMKDLRKQIGIGLVLLVVMLFQACGGAEDDSSEQDGALVPEVEEKVAWGEDELREDEARELPDMAEFDRDAKEWGEQVSGVKTRINTSEQKIALTFDACGGPYGNGYDAALISYLREADVPATLFINERWIIEHETLFLELANDPLFQIENHGTEHIPLSVNGGTAWGIAATESPEEVVQEVLGNHDTVKHLTGKEMNLFRSGTAFYDEVAVELVQALGYQVVNFDVLGDAGATYSSEQVERALLGSESGSIALLHMNQPTSGTAAGVKAAVPKLREQGYQFVRLDGEELE; encoded by the coding sequence ATGGAGATGAAGGATTTGAGAAAACAAATAGGAATTGGTCTTGTTTTGTTAGTAGTCATGCTGTTCCAAGCATGTGGAGGAGCCGAAGATGATTCTTCTGAACAAGATGGGGCACTCGTACCTGAAGTGGAGGAGAAAGTCGCTTGGGGAGAGGACGAGCTAAGAGAAGATGAGGCCCGGGAACTCCCGGATATGGCAGAGTTTGATCGTGATGCTAAGGAATGGGGAGAGCAAGTATCAGGAGTAAAAACACGCATCAACACTTCGGAACAAAAAATCGCACTCACATTTGATGCATGTGGCGGGCCGTATGGGAATGGCTATGACGCAGCGCTAATCTCCTACTTACGTGAAGCGGATGTCCCTGCTACATTGTTTATTAATGAACGTTGGATTATTGAGCATGAGACATTGTTTTTAGAATTGGCTAATGACCCGCTCTTTCAAATTGAAAATCACGGAACTGAGCATATTCCACTTTCGGTCAACGGCGGAACCGCTTGGGGAATTGCAGCAACTGAAAGTCCAGAAGAAGTCGTACAAGAAGTTTTGGGGAATCATGATACAGTGAAGCATTTAACAGGTAAAGAAATGAACTTATTTCGCTCGGGGACAGCATTTTATGATGAGGTTGCTGTTGAATTAGTACAAGCACTTGGATACCAAGTCGTAAATTTTGATGTGCTGGGAGACGCAGGAGCAACCTATTCAAGTGAACAAGTGGAAAGAGCGTTGCTTGGTTCTGAGAGTGGATCGATTGCGCTGCTGCATATGAATCAGCCGACAAGCGGTACAGCAGCTGGTGTCAAAGCAGCGGTACCGAAGCTTCGGGAACAGGGGTATCAATTTGTACGGTTAGACGGAGAAGAGCTTGAGTAA